Proteins co-encoded in one Christiangramia fulva genomic window:
- the nqrF gene encoding NADH:ubiquinone reductase (Na(+)-transporting) subunit F produces the protein MIVIIASVVVFLALILLLVGILLSAKAKLVPSGPVTININNEKDIEVGSGGTLLSTLGENKLFLPSACGGGGTCIQCKCIVKEGGGAILPTEEPNFTRKEIADGWRLGCQVKVKQDMKIQIPEEVFGIKKWQATVVRNYNVASFIKEFVVEIPEDMDYKAGGYIQIEVPRCEVKFEDIDITAHPDEHPGDPMKFKAEWDKFKLWPLVMKNPETVERAYSMASYPAEGRQIMLNVRIATPPWDRAKDGWMDVNPGIASSYIFSLKKGDKCTISGPYGEFFINESDSEMLYVGGGAGMAPMRSHLYHLFRTLKTGRKVTYWYGGRSKRELFYTEHFRALERDFPNFKFYLALSEPQEEDNWKVKTSLDDEGDGFVGFIHQVVIDNYLSHHEEPEEIELYFCGPPLMNKAVQKMGEDFGIPPENIRFDDFGG, from the coding sequence ATGATAGTAATTATTGCAAGCGTAGTAGTTTTCTTAGCACTTATTCTATTATTGGTGGGTATTCTCCTTAGCGCCAAGGCAAAACTCGTTCCTTCGGGGCCGGTGACCATCAATATAAATAATGAAAAAGATATCGAAGTAGGTTCCGGTGGAACTTTGCTTTCCACTTTAGGAGAGAACAAACTTTTTCTACCTTCTGCCTGTGGTGGAGGTGGAACCTGCATCCAGTGTAAATGTATCGTAAAAGAAGGCGGTGGAGCCATACTTCCCACCGAGGAGCCAAACTTTACACGTAAAGAAATTGCCGACGGCTGGAGACTTGGCTGCCAGGTTAAGGTGAAGCAGGATATGAAGATTCAGATTCCTGAAGAAGTTTTCGGAATCAAGAAATGGCAAGCTACCGTGGTAAGAAATTATAACGTCGCTTCTTTTATCAAGGAATTTGTGGTGGAGATTCCTGAAGATATGGATTATAAGGCCGGTGGATATATTCAAATTGAAGTTCCGCGTTGTGAGGTGAAATTTGAAGATATTGATATTACCGCGCATCCGGATGAACATCCCGGTGACCCGATGAAATTCAAGGCAGAATGGGATAAATTCAAATTATGGCCATTGGTGATGAAAAATCCTGAAACGGTTGAAAGAGCCTACTCAATGGCTTCTTATCCTGCTGAAGGTCGCCAGATCATGCTTAATGTACGTATTGCCACACCACCCTGGGATCGCGCGAAAGACGGCTGGATGGATGTGAATCCCGGTATAGCTTCTTCCTATATTTTCAGCCTGAAAAAAGGAGATAAGTGTACCATTTCAGGACCTTATGGTGAATTCTTCATCAATGAATCTGATTCTGAAATGCTGTATGTTGGAGGTGGAGCAGGAATGGCCCCAATGAGATCGCATCTATATCATCTTTTCAGAACCCTTAAAACCGGAAGGAAAGTGACTTACTGGTATGGTGGGCGTTCCAAAAGAGAATTGTTCTATACAGAGCACTTTAGAGCTTTGGAAAGGGATTTCCCTAACTTTAAATTTTATCTCGCTCTTTCTGAACCTCAGGAAGAGGATAACTGGAAGGTAAAAACCAGCCTTGATGATGAAGGAGATGGCTTTGTAGGATTTATTCACCAGGTGGTAATCGATAATTACCTGTCTCATCATGAAGAGCCGGAGGAAATTGAATTATATTTCTGCGGACCTCCATTGATGAACAAAGCTGTTCAAAAAATGGGTGAGGATTTTGGAATTCCGCCTGAAAATATCCGATTTGATGATTTCGGAGGATAA
- a CDS encoding Na(+)-translocating NADH-quinone reductase subunit F: MPKLNKQELHNLAMNIVGKELEDKGYEFLGVNSELKKNPQFVALKDKKLHFVVVRAIEYPDDPGAFDPSFLKDIKEHAAKFNAKTFYAGVGLANSSDYEKPISSDEDYVVNYSGWQEI; this comes from the coding sequence ATGCCAAAACTGAATAAACAGGAACTGCATAATCTTGCCATGAACATTGTGGGTAAGGAACTTGAAGACAAAGGATATGAATTTCTTGGAGTGAACAGCGAATTGAAAAAGAATCCTCAATTTGTGGCGCTGAAAGACAAAAAACTTCATTTTGTAGTGGTGCGTGCCATTGAGTATCCCGATGACCCAGGTGCTTTCGACCCCTCTTTTCTTAAAGATATAAAAGAACATGCAGCTAAATTCAATGCTAAAACTTTTTATGCCGGCGTAGGCCTTGCAAATTCTTCTGATTATGAGAAGCCTATTTCAAGCGATGAAGATTATGTGGTGAATTATTCCGGCTGGCAGGAAATCTAA
- a CDS encoding FAD:protein FMN transferase, whose translation MLNRFFLIFIFFGFISCNDQEKESHMLQGEALGTTYSIRYFSDKDFDFEKGLDSIYESINSSMSTYRTSSDISKINRGDTTVRVDENFRKVFEASGKIYKESNGFFDPTVGELVNAYGFGPGKQLRELDSITLDSLRGLVGLDKVSIDKNNKISKEDPRVYLDFNAIAKGYTIDVIGQYLDSEGVENYLIELGGELLAKGENLERGSEWIVGIDDPMQEAAKRELKAMVKLKNNAMATSGNYRKFRVDSITGQKFVHTINPLSGKAERSNLLSASVITDKCMIADGYATTFMAMGLERSKEMLKRLKNVDVYLVYSSEDGEVNTYITPGFQKLLLE comes from the coding sequence ATGCTGAATCGTTTTTTCTTAATATTCATTTTTTTCGGATTCATTTCCTGTAATGATCAGGAAAAGGAAAGCCACATGTTACAGGGTGAAGCTTTAGGGACCACTTATTCCATACGTTATTTTTCTGATAAGGACTTTGACTTCGAAAAGGGATTGGATAGCATTTATGAGTCTATAAACTCTTCCATGAGCACCTACCGAACCAGCTCTGATATTTCAAAAATTAACCGTGGCGACACCACTGTAAGAGTTGATGAAAATTTCCGAAAGGTTTTCGAAGCTTCCGGAAAAATCTATAAAGAGAGTAATGGATTTTTTGATCCTACCGTCGGGGAATTAGTGAATGCCTACGGTTTTGGTCCCGGAAAACAGTTAAGGGAACTCGACAGTATTACCCTGGATTCTTTGAGAGGCCTGGTGGGACTCGATAAAGTGAGCATCGATAAAAATAATAAGATCTCGAAAGAAGATCCTCGGGTTTACCTTGATTTTAATGCCATCGCGAAAGGTTATACCATAGATGTTATTGGGCAATATCTCGATAGTGAAGGCGTGGAAAATTATCTTATTGAACTGGGTGGTGAACTCTTAGCGAAAGGGGAAAATCTTGAAAGGGGGTCAGAATGGATTGTAGGTATAGATGATCCCATGCAGGAAGCCGCTAAAAGGGAATTAAAGGCTATGGTTAAACTTAAAAATAATGCCATGGCTACCTCAGGGAATTATCGGAAATTCAGGGTGGATAGCATTACCGGGCAGAAATTTGTGCATACCATTAATCCTCTTTCCGGTAAAGCGGAAAGGAGCAATTTGCTAAGTGCATCGGTAATTACAGATAAATGCATGATCGCTGATGGCTATGCGACCACATTCATGGCTATGGGCCTTGAACGTTCAAAAGAGATGTTAAAACGACTTAAAAACGTAGACGTTTATTTGGTATATTCTTCTGAAGATGGGGAGGTAAACACTTATATCACACCCGGATTTCAAAAATTACTTCTGGAATGA
- a CDS encoding class I SAM-dependent methyltransferase, translating into MGNLSKLALNRIPRPVLIRLSYLIKPFLKYYLKGDRYTDPIDGNSFRKFLPYGYEKQRENVLSPSSLSLERHRLLWLYLKRETEFFSKRLKVLHFAPEQAFYKRFRNQKNLDYTTTDLNSPLADVKADICDLPFEDNSFDFILCNHVLEHIPDDRKAMQELYRILKPGGTAILQIPQDLKREKTFQDDSITDARQRAEIFGQYDHVRIYGRDYFNILRSVGFKVEEVDYSSQLTAEEIDRYRLAKGEIIPVCYK; encoded by the coding sequence ATGGGGAATCTTTCTAAACTGGCGCTCAACAGGATCCCAAGGCCGGTACTTATAAGATTAAGTTATCTTATTAAACCTTTTTTGAAGTATTATTTAAAAGGTGACCGTTATACCGATCCTATCGACGGGAATAGTTTTAGAAAGTTTTTACCTTATGGTTATGAAAAGCAACGGGAGAATGTGCTTTCTCCATCGAGTCTTTCTTTGGAAAGGCACAGGCTTCTTTGGCTTTATCTCAAACGGGAAACCGAATTCTTCAGCAAACGCTTAAAAGTACTTCATTTCGCACCGGAACAGGCTTTTTACAAACGTTTCAGAAATCAGAAGAACCTCGATTATACCACAACCGATCTCAATTCGCCTTTGGCAGATGTCAAAGCGGATATCTGTGATCTGCCTTTTGAAGATAACAGCTTCGATTTCATTTTATGCAATCACGTACTGGAGCATATTCCCGATGACCGGAAGGCCATGCAGGAACTTTACCGCATTTTAAAACCCGGTGGTACGGCTATTCTTCAAATCCCGCAGGATCTTAAGAGAGAAAAAACCTTTCAGGATGATTCGATCACAGATGCGCGGCAAAGAGCAGAAATCTTTGGCCAGTACGATCATGTTCGAATTTATGGAAGGGACTATTTCAACATCCTGAGAAGTGTTGGCTTTAAAGTAGAGGAAGTAGATTATTCTTCCCAATTAACCGCCGAAGAAATCGATCGATACCGTCTTGCAAAAGGCGAGATTATTCCTGTTTGCTATAAATAA
- a CDS encoding HNH endonuclease, producing the protein MIKSYRQEIWKTLHKDSWQDRFVYKVSNFGRMISYLKNPEGDLMKGGRVGGYLNFAVRLKDGKSKTYYIHRIVAELFLEKKEGDQYVIHKNFVKNDNRVSNLAWATKDEWVKHQYDSPKVKENKKKRKLRKVTSYSKLTYAQAVVLKKKLLDPDRKTRIRVLAKQFGVSEMQLYRIKSGENWGDIEV; encoded by the coding sequence ATGATTAAAAGTTACAGACAGGAAATCTGGAAGACCCTACACAAAGATTCCTGGCAAGACCGCTTTGTCTACAAAGTCTCAAATTTCGGAAGAATGATCAGTTATCTGAAAAATCCGGAAGGCGACCTTATGAAAGGCGGGAGAGTAGGTGGATATTTGAACTTCGCTGTTCGATTAAAGGATGGAAAAAGTAAGACTTATTACATTCACAGGATCGTAGCAGAATTATTTTTAGAAAAGAAAGAAGGTGATCAGTACGTGATTCACAAGAACTTCGTGAAGAACGACAATCGCGTTTCAAACCTGGCCTGGGCCACAAAAGACGAATGGGTTAAACACCAGTACGACAGCCCCAAGGTTAAAGAAAACAAGAAGAAACGCAAGCTTAGAAAAGTCACTTCTTACTCCAAACTAACGTACGCACAGGCAGTAGTCTTAAAGAAAAAGCTGCTGGACCCCGACAGGAAGACCCGGATTAGGGTTCTTGCAAAACAGTTCGGTGTTTCAGAAATGCAGCTTTACCGCATCAAGTCTGGCGAAAACTGGGGAGATATCGAAGTATAA
- the map gene encoding type I methionyl aminopeptidase: protein MIIPKSREEIELIRESALIVSKTLGMLAPEIKPGVTTLELDKLAEEFIRDHGAEPGFLGLYDFPNSLCMSPNAQVVHGIPNNEPLKEGDIISIDCGAKKNGFYGDHAYTFEVGEVAPEVKQLLKITKESLYKGIKEFKAGNRVGDVGYAIQKYTEKHNYGVVRELVGHGLGKTMHEDPEMPNYGKRGRGKKFIEGMVVAIEPMINMGTKRIKQLPDGWTILTADNKPSAHFEHNVALVDGKPELLSTFKYIYNALGIKTKEEDQFRAKVYD, encoded by the coding sequence ATGATAATACCAAAATCCAGAGAAGAAATTGAATTAATTCGTGAAAGCGCTCTTATCGTTTCCAAAACTTTAGGAATGCTTGCTCCCGAAATCAAACCTGGTGTAACCACTCTTGAACTGGATAAGCTCGCTGAAGAATTCATACGCGATCATGGGGCGGAACCCGGTTTTCTAGGTCTTTACGATTTTCCCAACTCCCTTTGCATGAGCCCCAATGCCCAGGTAGTGCATGGAATCCCCAATAATGAGCCTTTAAAGGAAGGGGATATTATTTCTATAGACTGTGGGGCGAAAAAGAACGGCTTTTATGGAGACCACGCCTATACCTTTGAAGTGGGTGAGGTTGCGCCTGAAGTAAAGCAGTTGTTAAAGATCACCAAAGAGTCTTTATATAAGGGCATAAAAGAGTTTAAAGCAGGAAACAGAGTGGGTGATGTTGGATATGCCATTCAAAAATATACTGAAAAGCATAATTATGGCGTTGTAAGAGAACTCGTGGGACATGGTCTAGGTAAAACCATGCATGAAGATCCTGAAATGCCTAACTATGGCAAACGAGGCCGTGGTAAGAAGTTTATCGAAGGTATGGTGGTCGCCATCGAGCCTATGATCAATATGGGAACGAAAAGGATCAAACAATTACCCGATGGCTGGACCATTTTGACGGCCGATAATAAACCAAGTGCTCATTTTGAACATAATGTTGCGCTGGTTGACGGAAAACCTGAATTACTATCTACGTTTAAATATATCTATAATGCATTAGGAATTAAAACCAAAGAAGAAGACCAATTTAGAGCAAAAGTTTATGATTAA
- a CDS encoding BT0820 family HAD-type phosphatase: MPLSLTIAVDFDGTIVENRFPEIGKPILFAFETLKKLQEEGHRIILWTYRNGERLDDAVRFCKEKGLNFYAVNKSYPEEKYDDTISRKILADVFIDDRNIGGLKAWGEIYQEISNSEEHFQKKIKKKQSLFSRFKTI; this comes from the coding sequence ATGCCCTTGTCTTTAACCATAGCAGTTGATTTTGACGGTACTATTGTGGAAAACCGATTTCCAGAAATTGGCAAACCTATTTTATTTGCCTTTGAAACCCTGAAAAAATTACAGGAAGAAGGCCATCGTATTATTTTATGGACCTACCGGAATGGAGAAAGATTAGATGATGCCGTCAGGTTTTGCAAAGAAAAGGGACTAAACTTCTATGCAGTAAATAAAAGCTATCCTGAAGAAAAGTACGACGATACCATCAGCCGTAAAATCCTTGCTGATGTTTTTATTGACGACCGTAATATTGGCGGCTTAAAAGCTTGGGGCGAGATCTATCAGGAAATAAGTAATTCTGAAGAACATTTTCAGAAAAAAATCAAGAAAAAGCAAAGCTTGTTCAGCAGATTTAAAACAATATGA
- a CDS encoding thioredoxin family protein: MNTFLILFTALVLNIGNPVQPELNNNKITNSQSDMLLGKFQKEDLMQEPYSSWFTPAYQAYEPDKKAMKTIKKNIDDYKIKLFMGTWCHDSKRETPRLLKILDEAGFNYDNIEMYAVDYRKNTPSKAEEGLNIKRVPTIIFYKNGKEVNRFVEYAQGKNIEEDIAQIVSGENYKNSYAD; encoded by the coding sequence ATGAATACTTTTTTAATTCTTTTTACTGCTCTTGTGCTGAATATTGGAAATCCTGTTCAGCCTGAGCTTAACAACAATAAAATTACAAACTCACAAAGCGATATGTTGCTTGGCAAATTTCAGAAGGAAGATCTAATGCAGGAGCCATATTCTTCCTGGTTTACCCCGGCATACCAAGCTTATGAGCCAGATAAAAAAGCCATGAAAACCATCAAAAAGAATATTGATGACTACAAGATCAAACTTTTTATGGGAACCTGGTGCCATGACAGCAAAAGAGAAACTCCGCGATTACTAAAAATACTTGATGAAGCCGGTTTCAATTATGACAATATCGAGATGTACGCGGTAGATTACAGAAAAAACACTCCTTCCAAAGCGGAAGAAGGTCTAAATATCAAGCGCGTCCCTACCATTATTTTTTATAAAAACGGAAAAGAAGTGAACCGCTTCGTGGAATACGCGCAGGGAAAAAACATCGAAGAAGATATAGCGCAAATCGTTAGCGGTGAGAATTATAAGAATTCTTATGCCGACTAA
- the gpmI gene encoding 2,3-bisphosphoglycerate-independent phosphoglycerate mutase, with translation MNKKVLLMILDGWGITQDPKVSAPAQANTPFMDSLPKKFPHATLRTDGMNVGLPEGQMGNSEVGHMNLGAGRIVYQDLVKINLAVEKNTLKEEPVLEEAFTYAKKNNKPIHFMGLLSDGGVHSHIKHLKGLLSAAEEFGVKEKYVHAFTDGRDVDPKSGKGFIEDLEDHLKKTNGKLASVIGRYYAMDRDNRWERVKKAYDLIVKGVGKKTTSASKAIQESYDEDVTDEFIKPIVLTDDEGNPVATLNEKEVVIFFNFRTDRGRQLTIALSQKDFPDYDMKKMPLYYVTMTNYDDSFSNVNVIFKKEHLKATLGEVLERQGKKQIRIAETEKYPHVTFFFSGGREEPFENERRIMVNSPKVATYDLQPEMSAFEVRDKILHEIKKESADFICLNFANPDMVGHTGDFDAAIKACETVDTCAKEVAETALKHGYATIILADHGNSETMKNPDGSPNTAHTTNPVPLILMDNDVKSIKDGKLGNIAPTILKLMGIEKPDLMTEDALI, from the coding sequence ATGAATAAGAAAGTTCTTTTAATGATACTCGATGGCTGGGGAATTACCCAGGATCCAAAAGTTTCGGCACCCGCACAGGCAAACACTCCTTTTATGGATTCTTTGCCCAAAAAATTCCCGCACGCTACCCTCCGAACCGATGGTATGAACGTGGGGCTTCCCGAAGGACAAATGGGAAACAGTGAAGTGGGCCATATGAACCTTGGTGCCGGACGAATTGTATATCAGGATCTTGTAAAAATAAACCTGGCGGTAGAAAAAAATACCCTTAAAGAGGAACCCGTTCTCGAAGAAGCTTTCACTTATGCTAAAAAGAACAACAAACCCATTCATTTCATGGGATTGCTAAGTGATGGAGGTGTACATTCTCATATTAAACATCTTAAGGGACTTTTAAGCGCTGCCGAAGAATTTGGCGTTAAGGAAAAATACGTTCACGCATTTACCGATGGTCGAGATGTGGATCCAAAATCGGGAAAAGGTTTTATTGAAGATTTGGAAGACCATCTCAAAAAAACCAACGGCAAATTAGCCTCCGTTATAGGACGTTATTACGCAATGGATCGTGATAATCGTTGGGAAAGAGTTAAAAAAGCCTACGATCTCATTGTAAAAGGAGTAGGTAAAAAGACCACCAGTGCCTCTAAGGCCATCCAGGAAAGCTACGATGAAGATGTTACCGATGAATTCATCAAACCTATTGTTCTTACCGATGATGAAGGGAATCCGGTAGCTACTCTGAATGAAAAAGAAGTGGTAATTTTCTTCAATTTTAGAACAGACCGCGGAAGACAGTTGACTATCGCGCTCTCACAAAAGGATTTTCCTGATTACGACATGAAAAAAATGCCGTTGTATTACGTCACTATGACAAATTATGATGATAGTTTTTCGAATGTTAATGTGATCTTTAAAAAGGAACATCTTAAAGCGACCCTGGGAGAAGTTCTGGAGAGGCAGGGCAAAAAGCAAATAAGAATAGCCGAAACAGAGAAATATCCGCATGTTACCTTTTTCTTTTCGGGAGGACGGGAAGAACCATTTGAAAATGAAAGAAGAATCATGGTGAATTCCCCAAAAGTGGCAACTTATGATCTTCAGCCGGAAATGAGCGCTTTTGAAGTGAGGGACAAAATCCTGCATGAAATCAAGAAAGAATCAGCTGATTTTATATGCCTTAATTTTGCAAATCCCGATATGGTAGGCCATACCGGCGATTTTGATGCGGCCATTAAAGCATGCGAAACTGTAGACACCTGTGCAAAAGAAGTTGCTGAAACTGCACTGAAACATGGTTATGCAACGATAATCCTTGCCGATCACGGTAACAGTGAAACGATGAAAAATCCCGATGGAAGCCCAAATACGGCTCACACCACCAATCCCGTTCCGCTTATACTCATGGATAATGATGTGAAAAGCATCAAAGACGGGAAACTCGGTAATATAGCTCCAACCATACTTAAATTAATGGGTATAGAAAAGCCCGACCTAATGACAGAAGACGCTTTAATTTAA
- a CDS encoding murein L,D-transpeptidase catalytic domain family protein — MKYRILTVIGVLIFSFAFSSTDAIIRENKSTKTPELNLPSELNKTFEEKTADLYKKFSLKNSNLPALPTFERAFKGYTKLQKSGKVSNHLLTIIDFDLSSTKKRMWILDMDTEEVLFNTYVAHGQKTGVEFAKSFSNKVNSHKSSLGFYVTGKTYYGKNGLSLFMDGMEKNFNSNARKRYVVIHGADYAEPSFIKSHGRLGRSYGCPAVPKAIAENLINSIKGKSVVYINKSDQDYLSKSQFLNFQSV; from the coding sequence ATGAAGTACCGAATCCTTACTGTTATTGGAGTTTTAATCTTTTCATTTGCTTTTAGCAGTACCGATGCCATTATTAGAGAAAATAAATCCACTAAAACCCCGGAATTAAATCTCCCCAGCGAACTTAATAAGACCTTTGAAGAAAAGACTGCCGACCTTTATAAAAAGTTCAGTTTAAAAAATTCAAATTTGCCAGCGCTCCCTACCTTTGAGAGAGCATTTAAAGGATATACAAAACTTCAGAAATCAGGTAAGGTTTCTAATCATCTTTTAACAATTATCGATTTTGATCTTTCTTCCACCAAAAAAAGAATGTGGATCCTGGATATGGATACTGAAGAAGTTCTTTTTAACACCTATGTCGCTCATGGCCAAAAAACAGGTGTGGAATTTGCCAAATCTTTTTCCAATAAAGTGAACTCCCATAAAAGTTCTTTAGGTTTTTATGTAACCGGTAAAACTTACTACGGAAAAAACGGACTTTCCCTTTTTATGGACGGAATGGAAAAGAATTTTAATTCGAATGCGCGTAAACGTTACGTGGTTATTCATGGAGCAGACTATGCCGAGCCATCGTTTATAAAAAGCCACGGAAGACTGGGCAGAAGTTATGGTTGTCCCGCAGTTCCTAAAGCTATCGCTGAAAACCTGATTAATTCAATAAAGGGAAAGTCGGTGGTTTATATCAACAAAAGTGATCAAGATTACCTTTCTAAATCGCAATTCCTCAATTTCCAGTCGGTTTAA
- a CDS encoding L,D-transpeptidase family protein, whose protein sequence is MPNFRNLIHFSIFLFLIAFSGCKNDEEKKEASSTSEEKVTKKAENLTNSHSLQNLFASGIDSTAFYAPAQISAFYRKNEFQPIWNDSQLREDIIANIENSEAKGLFPEDYHASEIRELHNSINSNSDEKNARFEILLTDAFFRLAHDLATGKLNPKELYANWGTPLNSVAPENLLSNVIKKNNVSEILVSLEPENPVYSGLKKALRNFEKDSFSEEKITKIPAGKLIRPGERDERISKVAKRLQELGFHQKSTDTTKLYGEDLEKSLRNFQKAHGLEEDGIIGGSTIDNLNKSQEDRYHQVLVNLERWRWYPRKLGEQYILINISDFQLNLIKEGDTLGTYKTMVGLPSRQTPVFSDEIEYVIYNPTWTIPPTIEKKDVVPGMRRDRNYLKERSLNVYDKQNNRVDPSKIEWTSSEPYSYTYRQGPGPTNPLGQVKIIYPNKYMIYLHDTPHRELFNKRNRARSSGCVRVENALQLAKYLLNDQPKYDDEKIKEILDSGKTTEIPVTKKVSVHHFYWTAYPENDSIKFIDDIYDLDEELWQNLKPTGN, encoded by the coding sequence ATGCCAAATTTTCGAAATTTAATTCATTTTTCTATTTTTCTTTTTCTTATCGCCTTTAGTGGTTGTAAAAATGATGAGGAAAAAAAAGAAGCCTCTTCAACTTCAGAAGAAAAAGTTACAAAAAAAGCTGAAAACCTTACAAATTCACATTCCCTCCAAAATTTATTCGCTTCAGGAATAGATTCCACAGCTTTCTATGCTCCTGCTCAAATTTCGGCTTTTTACAGGAAGAATGAATTCCAGCCAATATGGAATGATTCCCAACTGCGGGAAGATATAATTGCGAACATTGAGAACAGTGAAGCGAAGGGCCTTTTTCCTGAAGATTATCACGCCTCTGAAATCAGGGAATTACACAATTCAATAAATTCAAATTCTGATGAAAAAAATGCCCGATTTGAAATTTTGCTCACGGATGCTTTTTTTCGCTTAGCCCATGACCTGGCAACCGGAAAACTGAATCCTAAAGAATTGTATGCCAATTGGGGCACGCCTTTAAATTCTGTTGCTCCGGAGAACCTTCTGAGTAACGTAATTAAAAAGAATAACGTCAGTGAAATTCTGGTTTCACTGGAACCGGAAAATCCTGTCTATTCGGGATTAAAGAAAGCTTTAAGGAATTTTGAGAAAGATTCCTTTTCCGAAGAAAAAATCACCAAAATTCCGGCTGGCAAACTTATTCGGCCGGGAGAAAGGGACGAAAGAATTTCCAAAGTTGCGAAGCGTCTACAGGAACTCGGGTTTCACCAAAAATCTACAGATACCACCAAGCTTTACGGTGAAGATCTTGAGAAAAGCCTTCGTAATTTTCAAAAAGCTCATGGGCTGGAAGAAGACGGCATTATTGGCGGTTCAACAATAGATAATCTCAATAAGTCTCAGGAGGATCGCTACCACCAGGTCCTGGTAAATTTGGAACGATGGCGCTGGTATCCCAGGAAGCTCGGAGAGCAGTATATCCTCATAAATATTTCAGATTTTCAATTAAACCTCATCAAAGAAGGTGACACGCTGGGAACCTATAAAACCATGGTAGGGTTACCTTCCAGGCAAACACCGGTATTTTCTGATGAAATCGAATATGTGATTTATAATCCTACATGGACCATCCCTCCCACCATTGAAAAAAAAGATGTGGTTCCGGGAATGCGCAGGGATAGAAATTATCTGAAAGAACGCAGCCTCAATGTTTATGATAAACAGAATAATCGCGTGGATCCTTCAAAGATTGAATGGACTTCTTCAGAGCCATATTCCTATACCTACCGGCAGGGTCCCGGGCCTACAAATCCGCTGGGGCAGGTGAAAATTATTTATCCCAATAAATACATGATTTATCTTCATGATACGCCACACCGGGAATTATTTAATAAAAGAAACAGGGCAAGAAGTTCAGGCTGCGTGCGTGTGGAGAATGCACTTCAGCTGGCAAAATATCTTCTGAATGATCAGCCGAAGTACGATGATGAAAAAATCAAAGAAATTCTCGATTCAGGAAAAACTACAGAAATTCCGGTAACAAAAAAGGTAAGCGTCCACCATTTCTACTGGACTGCTTACCCTGAAAATGATTCCATAAAATTCATCGATGATATTTATGATCTCGATGAGGAATTATGGCAAAATCTTAAACCGACTGGAAATTGA
- a CDS encoding GNAT family N-acetyltransferase yields the protein MIIKNREKEGRGSFFIEDDAGLIAELTYRRKGNILTIDHTEVKRKVENRGIGSGLVRETVEFARRNNLKIEPLCRFAKVQFERNESYQDVRA from the coding sequence ATGATCATTAAAAACCGGGAAAAAGAAGGGCGGGGATCTTTCTTTATAGAAGACGATGCAGGTTTGATCGCAGAATTAACCTATCGTCGTAAAGGAAATATTCTCACTATTGATCATACCGAAGTGAAGCGGAAAGTTGAAAACCGCGGAATAGGCTCAGGACTTGTTCGGGAAACGGTAGAATTTGCCAGGAGGAATAATTTGAAGATCGAACCTTTATGCCGCTTTGCAAAAGTTCAGTTTGAGCGAAATGAATCTTACCAGGACGTAAGAGCATAA